The following are encoded in a window of Fusarium oxysporum f. sp. lycopersici 4287 chromosome 5, whole genome shotgun sequence genomic DNA:
- a CDS encoding DNA-directed RNA polymerase I, II, and III subunit RPABC2 → MSDFGDDDVGGAGGDEPMYEEEEITEYYDPEVLEEEDGDQQQNGQDQDNVVVSGDPSAAANALKGGDKLLKDKKIPENERTTTPYMTKYERARILGTRALQISMNAPVLVDLEGETDPLQIAIKEMREKKIPLIVRRYMPDGYYEDWTCEELLQ, encoded by the exons ATGTCTGATTTCGGCGATGACGATGTTGGCGGCGCTGGCGG CGACGAGCCCATGtacgaggaggaggagatcaCCGAGTACTACGACCCCGAGGttctcgaggaggaggatggtgaCCAGCAACAAAACGGACAAGACCAGGATAATGTCGTAGTCTCGGGAGATCCTTCTGCCGCTGCCAACGCGCTGAAGGGCGGCGACAAGCTactcaaagacaagaagattCCCGAGAACGAGCGAACTACCACACCCTACATGACCAAGTACGAGAGGGCACGCATCCTCGGTACACGCGCTCTGCAGATCAG CATGAATGCGCCTGTGCTAGTTGATCTGGAGGGCGAGACCGACCCCCTTCAAATTGCGATCAAGGAGATGCGGGAAAAGAAGATCCCCTTGATCGTGCGGCGATACATGCCCGATGGCTA CTACGAGGATTGGACCTGCGAGGAACTGCTGCAGTAA
- a CDS encoding DNA-directed RNA polymerase I, II, and III subunit RPABC2 — MYEEEEITEYYDPEVLEEEDGDQQQNGQDQDNVVVSGDPSAAANALKGGDKLLKDKKIPENERTTTPYMTKYERARILGTRALQISMNAPVLVDLEGETDPLQIAIKEMREKKIPLIVRRYMPDGYYEDWTCEELLQ, encoded by the exons ATGtacgaggaggaggagatcaCCGAGTACTACGACCCCGAGGttctcgaggaggaggatggtgaCCAGCAACAAAACGGACAAGACCAGGATAATGTCGTAGTCTCGGGAGATCCTTCTGCCGCTGCCAACGCGCTGAAGGGCGGCGACAAGCTactcaaagacaagaagattCCCGAGAACGAGCGAACTACCACACCCTACATGACCAAGTACGAGAGGGCACGCATCCTCGGTACACGCGCTCTGCAGATCAG CATGAATGCGCCTGTGCTAGTTGATCTGGAGGGCGAGACCGACCCCCTTCAAATTGCGATCAAGGAGATGCGGGAAAAGAAGATCCCCTTGATCGTGCGGCGATACATGCCCGATGGCTA CTACGAGGATTGGACCTGCGAGGAACTGCTGCAGTAA
- a CDS encoding DNA-directed RNA polymerase I, II, and III subunit RPABC2, with the protein MSDFGDDDVGGAGGDEPMYEEEEITEYYDPEVLEEEDGDQQQNGQDQDNVVVSGDPSAAANALKGGDKLLKDKKIPENERTTTPYMTKYERARILGTRALQIRSASPC; encoded by the exons ATGTCTGATTTCGGCGATGACGATGTTGGCGGCGCTGGCGG CGACGAGCCCATGtacgaggaggaggagatcaCCGAGTACTACGACCCCGAGGttctcgaggaggaggatggtgaCCAGCAACAAAACGGACAAGACCAGGATAATGTCGTAGTCTCGGGAGATCCTTCTGCCGCTGCCAACGCGCTGAAGGGCGGCGACAAGCTactcaaagacaagaagattCCCGAGAACGAGCGAACTACCACACCCTACATGACCAAGTACGAGAGGGCACGCATCCTCGGTACACGCGCTCTGCAGATCAGGTCCGCATCACCTTGCTGA